TCATTTTCCTCATCAGCTAAATTCAGCTTGACGAGTTTGCATCTATCGGTTGTCAGAGCATTGCCCTGATTCTCAGATTTTAAACAGAGATTTCAGTATtggctttaaaagaagaaaggaaaagtgttGTGAGGAGAGATGTGTGATAGGGAATCAATTAAAGAAAATCAGTAGACCTGGAGAACTGATATGAAACCATCCCTCCAGAGCCTTTCTACAGAGTACTGCTTAACTTGGTTTAAATTAGGCTTGGTCAGGATTTAAAAATGTAGAGTCAGAACCTCAGATGGGACAAAACTGCAACACCTCCAGAACCAGTCTTACAGATCAAGtaataaagtggaaaaaaggaaaaactaaagaTAAATTATCTACAGCTTTGTCagttttgggagggtttttttttaaaaaaaaaccaaacactgctTGAAAGCAAATCTTTAAAACCTGCaagtgtttttaaatgttttaagacTGTCCAGATTTTTGTAAATGttgttctttaaataattttgccCAAATTTTGTGGAGAAATTCCTGCATTTAGTTGTGAATAAGCAGCACTGAATTCTTGATTAAGTTAGTACCTCCAGCTCAGTCCCTTCTTTTAGCTAGTCCCCCCTGCTTTTTCCAAAAGTAGCATACTAGCTGGGATCCGAAATATTGCTTGGGGAGCACAGTGATAGAAATAAGACAAATTTTACCTTTGTAAAGGAGATTTAGAGAAATTAGGAGAATTACATCAGGAATGAACTTGGCTCAGCCTACACAGAGGCACTATATGTCCCGCTCAGTAGGGTTTGTTATATCGCCAGTACAATACAACATTTTATCTGCTCTCTTCAGATTCACATGTGTATTTAGCCCTACTGCTTTTGGCTCCTGCAGGAGGCCACGCAGAGTtcggggtgctgggggcagcacTTTGGCAATGCTGGAAAGTTCAGCAAGATAGAGCTTGAAAAAAGGAAGGTATAAAATGCCAACTAAGCAGGATGTGTAATCAATAGCCTCTTCtccttagaaaataaaatttttacttaatgggggggaaagggggaaggcaGAAATATCAGAGAGCAGATATTTTTTGGACAGACTGTGCCATTTACAAACATCGACATTCTCTTAATATACCAAAAACTGTTCATCAGGATAAAACAATGCAAATAGCTAAGTCGGTCACAAGAACAGCTACTCAGGCAGGACTCAGCCCACAAAGATAACATAAAAAGTTGACTctgtgcacattttaaaaataaataaagtcttttttttcctgttctctcatCTGCTTTGAAGAATATTTTAGATATTCTTTTAACAATGTTCTGAAAAAAGATAAACAAGCTTGTGCCTTCTAAAATATAAAAGAGTACAACAGTAACAGAAATAATGGATAATCTAGTGGGAGATACGATTCTGGagtcttttgaattttttaaggCTGTccttttaacatttgtttttgcaaagcaatattttatacattttttaatcCACCCTTCTGCAATCCATATTCTAATGTCAGTTAGACTAGATCTATAGGGACCCAGAGACAAGTATAATTTTATTATGGTAATAAAGGACAAGAGGAATACATTCTTGTGAATTTGTTccctttgaaaattttatctaTGAAAAGAGAAAACCATCATGGTTTTGAAGAGAGCAGAGCTTTAAAATATCCATTTCATATCCAAGGCTGAGTTTAACTGCATGGGCTTTATATTTTCCTAAGCATTTATCCATAAAatcctacaaaaatattttctaacacaCAATAGAATATGTCCAGCCTATATTCACTTATTTCATTCAGCTTTCTAAAAAAGGCTGCACCCTAAAAAATAAAGCCACTTTTAGTTATGAACCAATATACAGATTAAGACGactaattttatttaacttttttttttttttttaaacatcactaGTGGCACTCTAGTTTGAACAGTATAGTAAGTTTGCTCCTGCCTTCTCGCTGTCCTCCCCAGTGCTGGAGACACCTGCCTGAAGCTCATGGGAGGCAGTAAGTGGGTTTAAGATGAAAACCTGCCGCATTTCCCAACTTACCTCTCTTCGATGTCCTGCAATGCAGCTCCTTCATGTTGgctcttccccagcactgctgaAATGCCCTCTGGGGTCATCGATCCCTTACACTCTGAGTCAGGGCACTCTGCTCTCCCCACGCTGCACCCCTCTCCTGTCATGGTGAGCAGCCCCCAAAATGGGGTACCATTCAGCAGCTCTTCACCTTGCACCCCAGGGAGAGAAGTGCCCTTTGGGGACCCTCCGCTCCCAGACCTCTTACAGCCCACGTTGTCATCGCTCCTCTCTTCTACCTCGCAAGCACTGATCAAAGCAAGCGTGCTCTGGCACTGGCCAAGTTTCTGATCAATAAATTACTCTGTTTTACATGATTCAAATTtaagcttttatttgttttttaaattaaaaaaataaatttcgtTATTAAATAGTGGAATGGGTCTAAACTAATGTTTACATATTAATTCACTTGCTTTAGGATACCACCAGAGAAATAACTAAAGTATACCACCCGGACAAAACTTTCTGTTAGAAAGCTCAACAGTGGCATAATTcagttaaacaggaaaaaaaacccaaaagtcttAATGTTTACAATGAACGTTAGAAGTAAACCTCTGGTTTTAGTGTCATCCAAATCTAGTTTCCATCACAAAGGCAGTCATTGTATTCAGAATACTATACCACAGTGCTAATGTCATCGGCTTCGTCTGGTTTCTTTTGCCTGCTTGGCAGGGATTTCAAGTACTCAAGGTGCCTCCGTGCATCCTCTTGATTTTGCCGGACATAATAAACCACATATGAGATCACCATGGTGAACCAGCCAAACATGGTGACCAGCATGGCGTAATCAGTAGTCTTTTTAGGGAGGTTGCAGAGGTCAGCATCGTTGGCAGCATTGAGGAACGGTCTCCCCGCGTGTTCATCCAGCACAGAAGTCTTGCAGATGACGTTGTTGGCCGTCTCGTGATTGGAGGCCATGCTCCTCAACACCTGCTGCAGCGTGCAGTCACAGTGCCAGGGATTGTTTGCAATTCTGGCTCTGGCCTTTAAGTTGTTGAAAGCGTTTTTGTGCACGCTCTGAATCCGGTTGTCGGACAAATCCAGAGTCTGTAAGGTTTCTGCCACCCCTTTAAAGGCATGTTCATCTATAAACTCAATCCCGTTTTTTGATAAATTGAGGACTCTCAGTTGGTGCAAGTCCTTAAAAATTTCGTTGGGGATGGATGTTATCTGATTGGAGTCCAAATAAAGTAAGACTGTTTCTGGAGGAAGATCTCTGGGTATTTCCTTGAGGTTTGCATTGCTACAGCTGACGTTCAGACCTCCGGAGTGAGAACAGAGGCAGCCTTTCGGGCACATACTGGCAGAATGAAAGCACAGTATCATGAGGACAAAACTTTGTAAGAGCAGACACATGGAGAGGGAACGAGTTAACCACAGGTCTACCAAATGCATGCTGGGGTGTCAGCATAATCACACGACCATTTTTTATTCAGCCAACAGTGGTGGGAAAAGGATCGGCAAAGCTGAAACGCGGCTTCATTTTCTTCGGTGGGATTAGTAAAAACTGACTAACAAGTGGGCTTCCTCATGGTCAATAGTCTTCTTAGAAGCACACctacagagaggaaggaaaaaaagttccttATACCATAAACTCCAATCccaattttgttttcattaaaaaaacagaaataaaatgaagtcaAAGTGAAATGCAACACTAAATAAATGATCTATTATCCCATCAGTGCACCAGAGGGTTTATTTAGGTAATTCCTATTAGCATTAATCTGAGTTTAGTACATAAATCCCCAGGACATTTTTAAGAGGATAGACTACACTTATTACAAATTGCACGGGTTTGGGCTTTAATACTTATTAGAGGAGGcacttgtttgtttttatcaTGGACTTTTCTAAAACAGCTATAAAACTAGATTATATTTTCCCTTGCTAAAGTAGAAGATGCATTAATAGGAGCTAAGAGTTGGATCTCCAGCAACGGTGCCAGGTAAGTGAGGAATTTGTGGTGGTTCATGTGAACTTATCTCAAAATAATTTATGCTATTTTAAGTCCAAATCAAAGTACTTCaccaaggaaatatttttactatatcaagaaacaaaaattaagtaaACCAAATGCTGCAGCAAGACACCACAAACATCCACCATCTCCTTCTTTGTCTCCCCCTCCTTTTAACATAgagaaaaaccaaagaaatgtaACAATTGCCAGAAACTCACACACCCCACCTCCAAACCAAATAAAACTCACACAAACCTATGTataagccaaacaaaaaaaatcttattcgTGGCATGTAATTTGCTAATAgaacatatgaaaaatattgtttctgctTCTCCCCTCTCAAGTTGgcttaaaaatagtaaatatccagaagcttttccattttctcctttaattGGAGCACAAATACAAAAGTCTGAAATGCTGACCTATAAGGTTTCAAAGAcaacctcatttattttttcccctattatgGTAAGCTATGAATTTCTAACCACAACAGGTCCATTTGTTTTCATGTACATGCCCTCTGTCTTTGTATCAGCTTGGATATTTGCAGCCTTCAGGTTGTATTTAgacagaaatgaattttttttttccaaatccacACTGTAGTCTACTGAACAACAAAATCCCTGCAGGGAGAATACGCGCgattttacaggaaaaagaagaaattacattGCAATCATTTCTGCCTGCAGAACTCACATACTAACTGCAGTTTCTGGTACATCGCAGTAATATGGATCAGATGTGTCACGCAGAATATCAAACCCATAGCTCAAGTTTTATTTAACCCTTTTGCTGAGGCTTAGTATGTCAGTAaccccacagaaaaaaaccaaaacccaaatccaTCTTAATAGCATGTACATTATGTGTGATTACTCCATTGCTATCGCTCGGGAATGGCAAAAGCTCAGCACACTCTCACTGCAACTACTGCAAAGAGTAGTGTATCACCACTACTCTTCAACTTATTTATTGATCAAGAGAAAGATTGCCCAAGAACCTAAACAGAAAGTTTACACTTGGACTCCATAAAACTGCTAgtctaaaattaaaaagaaaggaaattgttAGCAATGAGAAATTGTGAAGTTAACCCTGGAAATGTGAAAACATTAAGAAGGGAAGTAAGCAGAGCACAAAAAGCTCCCTTGGAGGATGGAGAGGTGAGGTAGCACCTCCACAATCAATGGAGTCTTGCAGGCCCTCTGTGGAAGAAACAGGATTTACGTGAAAGAAGCCCATTGCACTGGGTGCATCCTTGCCATTTCTCCCTGCGGCTCTTTGGTCACTGCAGTGCCTGGTCTTCAGATCAGATAGAAATCTGCTACAGAAGGAGACAAGCTCCAGAAGTTGTTTTTTCCCAGCCTGCCCAAAAGTGCTAAATACTTGCTAAAATGTGCAGCCCATTCGGAGCCCAAGCTGGAGCTGGCAGCTGCTCCCCCTGGCAGCTCCAAGCTGGCAATCTGCtcctccctcccgcagcccctGGTGCTGTGGCAAGAAGGCCTGTCCCCTGGAAAAACAGCCacctattttcttttcccttcatgtTTACAAGTCTCGCTACCGTGCTGCACCAAGAGTAGATGAGTGGTCCAGCTCATCACTACAGAATGAGCATCATCTCATCACTTGTATACAGTGGCTTCCCACCAACAATACTGGGGTCCTACCACAGGAATGGACTGCGGTTAAAGAGCAAAGAGCTGAAGTAGTCTCAGATGCTTAATTTTGTAGAAGCATAAAAATCACATTGTTCTCACCGGAGTGGGGTGATTAAGTATCATATTTGCTTCATTACAGGCTAAAAAAACTCTGCCAACCTGGAATTACACCATGGACCCTGCTGAGCCCTGCATAAGTGCAGCTATGCCACCAAAGATCATGTGTCAAAAAGGCTCCAAGCACCAAAGACCATGTGGAACATCTTCATCCCACTGAAGATAAATGAAGCTCTTATTCTTTAATGTATTAATGTGTTTAGAGTGGAAGTAGGATCATTACAGACTAAGCAGGAAAGTGTTTAATGAAGCAATGCCTCTTCAAAAGAGATAACTAAGTAAAtgcataaaaaggaagaaaaactccCAATGTTTTAAGTTGTTAgagcaaataaaagtttaaaCCTGTAATTAACAACCCAGTCAACAAAACTTAGCTGAGCAAGAATAAAGCTCAGCAAATTCTCAGTACATTAACTGGAAGCAATCCAATGGGACCGAGCATCAGTCAGGGGAAACACAGCTTTGTTTACTTCCATAATCAAAATAACTGATCCAAGGGATATCTGAGGTTTGGGTTTCACCAACAAACTCATAGCATCCTAGTgactgcaacaagaaaaaaagaaaactagggTCCGCTCATTTGTAATGCCAACAGGAAGATTTTTGGCTTCTTGAGCATCTACCTAATTTTGTCTGCTTGGAACACAATAAATAAAGAAGAAGGTAACAAAGTTGGAATAAAACCAAGATATACGTACCAGACAGAAACAGTAAAGGCTACAGAGAAAGGGATGGAAGAcatagaattaaaataaatatattaattaattagaaatctgaatataaagaaaagaaagataaattaaaaagtaaatgaagGCACAGAGAAATGACAGCAATACTACAAGCACAGGTAACAGCATGGTATAAAAAGGCTTTCTGTGTACATTTCTACATAGAAAACCTAACGTACAAGTCAAATACTGCAGGGCAATAAAACTACACACAGAAGATTGCACAAAAGAATTCTTTACAGTCTTGCAATTTAAACTGGTTTTCAAGCTTTCCTCTTCTCATGCTCCCCCAAGACCATTCACTCAATACAAACATCCAACAGTGTAGGAAAATGTACACATCCCGAAATCCTCAAGGGAAGCACATTTCCTTTTAATACATAGTGAGACTTCTACTGAGCTTCAGGTGTCAGGTActtgcagatgtttgcctttccagTGAGCAAGGTGCAGAGACTGTATCTTAGCACCTGAATGCAATACTACTAAATTAGGTATTTGATTAATAAGTCCTCCCCACAAGAATTCAGCATGGTAAAGAAACATTAGTGCCTCCAAATATCCACCTGGAAAAAAGGGCCTGCAGACTTAGCCAAGTCACACAGAAAGCCCATGACAAGACtattttcaatattaatttaTGCTGTTGTGTCCTCAGAGCAAGATAGAGGAATATAGGAAATCCTAGAACCATCAAACAGAACAGTACAAAAGTGACCCTGTGAAAGAGCCTGAGAGTTTTTGTGGTTTAGGACAATGTGGTTTAAGACAAcaaaagatgcattaaaaaaataatcaatcacACATATATATAGTTAAAGATGTCTGACTTAAGACAAGGGGAAGGGCAAGGGGAAGTAAAAGTGGCTTCTACTCTAGCATAGAGACTTACAGAGTCCATGTGGCAGCTCTTCAGTCATTACACAAGTGCGCACATGTGTGAGCCACAGAACTACGTCACTGGCCCTCCACATCGCCTCTGCCCCCATAAAAAGTAAGAGTGGAGAAGCTGCTAGTCCCTTGCACTTGAAGGCCAGCCACTGCTGAGGACTCAAAAGCAGAGGCCAAAATCAGACATAAGAGGTATCCTGCCTATAGTATTTCAAACACAGACACCCTCAACCGTCTGGATCACCTTGCATCTCCACCAAGATGAAGTCATCAGAGCCCCTTGTTGGTGACTCTCTTCCTGAAAAACTGTGTCTTccaaatgagagagagagactcaCTCCCTGCTTGTTCATTAGATCCCTTCTCCCTACGTTGTGTATCTAGGTATCAGTAGGGTGCTTCAAAGATTACTCTCTAGGACTACAAAAACTACCTATGACAGCCAAATATCTTTGTTCAAGTCACTCCAATATCACAACACTTTTACTTGAAATTTCAGCTGAATTCTCAGACATTTTCAGGTGAATTCCCAAACATTTCTGTTGAGGAGGGATCAAGAACATCACCCTTTTCCTGATGGTTATTCATCAAGCAGGATCTCACATTATAAAGACCAGGCAAGGTCTTTAATATAAATGTCTTGATGGGATGATTTCTGTCTGAAATCACAGCAATGAGGGCCACAAATGAAGTCTGTAGAACAGGATCACACAGAGCCACACCAGTGAAGACTCCCCCAGACTCACACACACATCATCACTCGTCTTGCTTGTAGTCAAACACTGATGGGAAgaatcagcagcagctctctgcagtaaGTACCACACTGGCCTTCACTGAATCACAGATCACAAGGACTCTTCAGTGATAAAAGGCAGGggaggatttttaatttttgttgttgttatcattcacaaacaagcagaaatatgaaaacagagaaagataTGATCCTAAAAAACATTCTTGTTCCCTAAACCAACCAGTACAGGCACTGTGCAGAATGCACACTTCTAGCAATAACAACTGGATAAATATTGGTGGTGCTTTGGAAGATGCTGTTTCTTTGGGATGTGATGTCATGGgatgctgagaaaaaaaacccagaaggtgCTATGGCATGAAGCTACAGCTGAAGGATGGTCTCCTTTTGAGCACAGGAGGCATGCTTCTTCCCATCATGTCCCTGTCCCTACCCACTACTCAGTgttccctcttttctctcttcccactCCAGGGGCTGATGGGCTGATCACAGATATCTGATAGATAACCGATCAGGCCATGCAGCTGCATCTGCCCTCTTGGAGTCCAATCCCAAGAACTGGAGAGTGCAGCACTGTCAATGAGCAGAGTAGAGTCCCAGCTGTACAAGAAGTTTTTATCCCCCTGGTTAGGTTCAGAGATTGCACGGGACTACAAAGCCATGGAACAAAATGAgttgcaaaaaaccaaaaagcagaaatatgcaAGGTGCCCAGCAGAAGAATAGGGACTGCAGCAGTGTCCCAAAAGCATGAGTGATGCTAAGGGCAACTGCAGTAGCACTGGGATCCTAGGGAGAGCAGTGAGGGCACAGGAGCAAGGCAAACTTGCGGAGTCAAGTCTAGGGGCACAGTATGAAAGTGAGAGCATAGCTGTCAGCCACCTACAGATTTTTTTGTGGCTTCTACGGTCAGAAAGTCTCACTACAAAGGGTTTTCACTGCTGATCTCTTATGCCTAGTGATATTTCCATCTCATGCATGATCATCTGTGCAGATTCCATAAACTAAATTATGTCTTCACTGGCATTTGAGCAACTACACTATCCTCTTGTGTGCAAAGATGGCTGCATGGCACACATCTCACTGTGAAGGAAATTCAGTGACAGCAACTCCATTTTCCCCATCAATAATGTAAGTTACTAGAATAATGTCTCTTCTTGTCTTCAAAGCTGGATCTCCTGATGAAAAAGATTGCATCCACTACTCCAGTAATGCCAAAGGAGTCACAGCTAACTAGAGATGCTTGGCATCTGCATGCACATTTTGTATTTGTGGTTCCTGAAGGTGCCATGATTAGAGGGGAATTTGTTGTTACTGTAGCTTATGAGCTCGAATGAGCAAGCAAGAATGGGAAGAGGCAAAAGGAAGAAGCCAACAGATCAGCCATAGGGGGTGGCCTGTTGGCTGCATCATGATTGCACTCCATCTGTCTGGTCTGTCACTTTTTGACCaccagaaaaactggaaaaaaatatgtacaatGCAGCTTCCCAAGAATGTGGATCGTAGGGTCTGGCGTACAATTCACCTGCCCAGCCATACCATGCTTCTGATGATGTACAGCTGGAAAACTTAAATGACCTTGCTACTAACTTTAGGCACAGTACCTGGAGAAGCCCTCATTTGAAAACACATCCCAAATGGCGCCACAGAACTCCACACTCCTTAGGACC
This region of Harpia harpyja isolate bHarHar1 chromosome 1, bHarHar1 primary haplotype, whole genome shotgun sequence genomic DNA includes:
- the LRRC3B gene encoding leucine-rich repeat-containing protein 3B, whose translation is MHLVDLWLTRSLSMCLLLQSFVLMILCFHSASMCPKGCLCSHSGGLNVSCSNANLKEIPRDLPPETVLLYLDSNQITSIPNEIFKDLHQLRVLNLSKNGIEFIDEHAFKGVAETLQTLDLSDNRIQSVHKNAFNNLKARARIANNPWHCDCTLQQVLRSMASNHETANNVICKTSVLDEHAGRPFLNAANDADLCNLPKKTTDYAMLVTMFGWFTMVISYVVYYVRQNQEDARRHLEYLKSLPSRQKKPDEADDISTVV